From Malaya genurostris strain Urasoe2022 chromosome 2, Malgen_1.1, whole genome shotgun sequence:
CCACATAGTGTGTATAGGCTATACCGGACGATCTGGTGCACATGTTCTTGTTAAAGGATACGTATTGCAAAGCTCGCACCCAGGAGGAATACCACACGAAGTTTCtttaaaaatttgtgaaaatcatccGTTATGGGATCTGAATTGTTCATGTAAAGCTGGTACGAGGCGATGTAAACACATTGTGGCCTGTTTGCTGCGGATCAATCAGTAAGAAATATCCTGTTTATCTCTTACTTTATCTCATTGACATAATTTTAGATTCAAAAGACTCGAACACATTTCTTGTACGGATGCAGTACAAGCTTGGGGCtgctcaaaaattgaaaaaataagtcTATGGGGTGCTAAGCCGATTGCAGACTTATGTTGTGTGAGACACAGGAAATTAATCGTTTGCAGTGATGTTAGTATGAAAGAAACGCTGCTGTCAGATGCCCTGATGAAAATATTAGCAGGTAAATCATACTGCAACTTGTATCTAGTTTCAAGGTTAATCAAGTATTTTCTTTTAGTTTCACCGCAGTCTGCAATCAGCAAACATATGATTGGACGTCACACAAATGTAATCGATTTTCGTACCGGCATAAGTTCAAATACTTGTACAAACAATGGTGCATACTGCACCGAGCAGGAACTGAATGCTACTCTCTTTGGCGAAAACCAAATCAAAAAATCTAGTGAAAAATACTACTTTGatcaatcaaatcaaaacttctACGAAAAATTTGTGTGTGTGACGAAACAACAGATTTTGAATATTGCGATGGAAACTTGtgcacaaaacaacaaaacttgGAAAGCACAGCGATCTTTGCGTATAACAGCAAGTtcatattagttttacgtttcgtctttgactcatcagtgcagagcagttcaaattgaactgcttagtgctaaactcggcagttcaatttgaaccgctaagcagacgtaaagtttctgctacttacagaacactttttgttttgcaacggagtgcaatgtcttttctgacgtgccgaacgaaaacgtgttttcgactatttctggccgatgcaggtatggtcatttaggggttagccaaattttgtgctagggcacataaccgtttttattagttttacgtttcgtctttgactcatcagtgcagagcagttcaaattgaactgcttagtgctaaactcggcagttcaatttgaaccgctaagcagacgtaaagtttctgctacttacagaacactttttgttttgcaacggagtgcaatgtcttttctgacgtgccgaacgaaaacgtgttttcgactatttctggccgatgcaggtatggtcatttaggggttagccaaattttgtgctagggcacataaccgtttttattagttttacgtttcgtctttgactcatcagtgcagagcagttcaaattgaactgcttagtgctaaactcggcgtctgcttagcggttcaaattgaactgccgagtttagcactaagcagttcaatttgaactgctctgcactgatgagtcaaagacgaaacgtaaaactaataaaaacggttatgtgccctagcacaaaatttggctaacgcctaaatgaccatacctgcatcggccagaaatagtcgaaaacacgttttcgttcggcacgtcagaaaagacattgcactccgttgcaaaacaaaaagtgttctgtaagtagcagaaactgtacgtctgcttagcggttcaaattgaactgccgagtttagcactaagcagttcaatttgaactgctctgcactgatgagtcaaagacgaaacgtaaaactaataaaaacggttatgtgccctagcacaaaatttggctaacccctaaatgagcaAGTTCATGCTATGGATTGTACACATACTCTAAGAACTCGAAACCCGATTGGGACACAAAAATACAATAGTTTTTAAAACCAAGAAACTTTGAAACGAAATGTATGCGCTATGGAAAACAAACAGAGGGAAAGGCATTCTTGTGCTATGTACAAAAAAGAAATCCTTTTATGAAAAAGACTGGATTTATTATTAAATACCAGGATCCATGGATAGGAGGTAGTCCAGACGGGTTAGACAGCGTATCAGCGgttattttggaaataaaaTGTCCAGTTTCAGGACAAGAGCACAGTTTAGATTGGATATTAACAAACTGTTTAGCGACACAACGATATGTGAAGattgatgaaaataaaaaatattacttaAACAAGAAACATGCATATTACGCACAATGTCAGATTAACATGTATGTTTTGAATTGTAGATTAAcagattttataatttatt
This genomic window contains:
- the LOC131430560 gene encoding uncharacterized protein LOC131430560, which encodes MYKFHWKIMDESELEPVTENILVRLEDILEYVGDSVRPIREGLAVLSANHIVCIGYTGRSGAHVLVKGYVLQSSHPGGIPHEVSLKICENHPLWDLNCSCKAGTRRCKHIVACLLRINQFKRLEHISCTDAVQAWGCSKIEKISLWGAKPIADLCCVRHRKLIVCSDVSMKETLLSDALMKILAVSPQSAISKHMIGRHTNVIDFRTGISSNTCTNNGAYCTEQELNATLFGENQIKKSSEKYYFDQSNQNFYEKFVCVTKQQILNIAMETCAQNNKTWKAQRSLRITASSY